The Sceloporus undulatus isolate JIND9_A2432 ecotype Alabama unplaced genomic scaffold, SceUnd_v1.1 scaffold_1000, whole genome shotgun sequence region TGTTTTTCAGActttctgtttctgccattgctatACAGGACTGTGAATCTTCATGAATTTCTACAGgaattttaaagctttcattcaaatcaatcaataattgttcaatccactgtaccTCATTTGTGATTTCATTCAAAGCTGCGAACTCGGCCTCACTAGTGCTCAATGCtacgtttgtctgttttctacttctccacacAATGGGACTTTCGCTGTATCTTATAATCATTCCAGACACTGACTTTTTGTCTCCTGATTCCgaagcaaatgaactatctacataaCATTCCAAATcagcattgctttttctaattatcAACCTCTTGTCCATGGTTCCTTTCAGATACCTAATCAAATGTTTCactgctgtccaatcctcaattcTCGGGTCGTTCACTCTTCTTGCCAAAACATGAACCGGGTATGAGATGTCTGGTCTGGTATGGCtagaaataaactgtaaagaTCCAACAACACTTCTAAACAATCTTTTATCCTCAAAAGCTCTTGTAACTTCCTCTGACACAAAACTTGTAGTCATCGGAGTTTTCACAACCTTTGCACTCTGTAAACCACATTTCTCAATTAACCTTTCAATTTTCTTGCTTTGACTCAGCAAACAATGCCCTTC contains the following coding sequences:
- the LOC121917829 gene encoding secreted RxLR effector protein 161-like, encoding MLKSYLGINVEWTEEGHCLLSQSKKIERLIEKCGLQSAKVVKTPMTTSFVSEEVTRAFEDKRLFRSVVGSLQFISSHTRPDISYPVHVLARRVNDPRIEDWTAVKHLIRYLKGTMDKRLIIRKSNADLECYVDSSFASESGDKKSVSGMIIRYSESPIVWRSRKQTNVALSTSEAEFAALNEITNEKFMKIHSPV